The genomic region tactctcttcgctgtgcattctccccttaccttgattgtaatcatcatcccttgcaaattctttaaatattcgccctttagccgtttctcctgtcaattctttcttagtttaagcgaataaatttcatctaattgctctccacctttaatcttttaacttctgtatttttcggagcaaacaaaactacaatgtaattcaatcaatttattattgtttcatacaacaaccagtatattttattctgacattgttttagtataattatcttatcaacgatacgctgcttcgctttaattttaattttgtaaaaatagtattattttaataacttatcccattctttgagtacagatttaatcagacaactgtctgtacgctggggttttatagaaaaagtcgcaaatttttagctgtttcacaaattaagaaaagtagcgaattgtttccggtaataatggactggtctccgtgtccgcagaggctaccccgccactgtgctgggggtgatcccctacgcgggggtgtctttcttcacctacgactcgctgaagcactggtacctgggtgagtcgcgggacattgctacacgtgtttaactcacgacgcccgaatgtgagtgaatgaacaaatgaatgggacgtgtcgccccgtgtccttcaatttgagacgtataccgttgcggataggtatagctacaaagggtagaattgcatgtaacaccttgtacaggtaaccactgcttaccttagcagcagtatcccatagtattgacctaatgctgtgaaagtaactaaaacagcagcagcaatttggtgggtaggtgtttgggctcgtgtgactgtaatcacgcgctttagatcggaacgctgcattacaacaatgctgctcagcgacagaataaaacatggtggtgatacttccgcggatgagctccgtttcaaatagctgttcatgttgaatgatatgtaaacgaaagaacgattgaacgaaagagcgaactatgagagcggaaaatttgtattaccattttattacctataatctctaaagttttatatacacattaagcaccttaatgaatgaatacacatttattatacaacagaccaaagtatagaacaaaataacataatacgtaataaatacattattttaaattaaaaaaaaaactgacttcaacatacgcccaggaacttaaatacaaaaaaaaatttgctactttgggttacattattgttgattttttaataacagcaaatcggttcaggcgtcttcgagtaatcgggtaatacattaaaaaaaaaagattccgacgaattaagaaactcttccttcttgaagtcggttaaaaagccagtggcctcgatctcttcaaggcaaccaatggcgtgaaaaacccgtgtgtataaaaccattttaccgtttacttggaatagcaatgtcaatgggaagttagcaatatgcggtcgatggcttgagttgtaatggatgaattaaatgaatgaatcgagctaaatctgttccgcagagtacacgggctcgagcccgcgaggcctcactaacatggcgttcggcggcgcggcgggcgcgctcgcgCAGACCGCGTCGTACCCGCTGGACATCGTGCGGCGCCGCATGCAaaccgcgcggcgccgcgccgaccgcacctacccctaccccaccatcgcggccacgctgcgcaccgtttacaggtaacgacaactttgattacctgcatttctacccctatcttcttacccaggcagtaccccataagacaattccaacagtttctatgtctgtcatatggcgtgacctctttactgcttaggcggcagaactaaaggatgttctataaattatgtacatgaattttagcccattgaaatttagcatctaacgatatttctagaaaaactgtctcatccaccaggttcaacttctcattattaagtagtacagtggtttacacgtgtacatgaagtaatgggaattatatgcatttagtttttctttctatttaaaaccaaattattggcttcaaaccattattttaaattctatttaaaaactttcattagttATACCAAAAGTTCTATACTTGGGCGATATACTTTTGGAAGTAATCACATCTTACAAATTAGATTTTCATCTCACAGATCGGAGGGTTGGCGGGGTTTCTTCAAAGGGCTCAGCATGAATTGGGTAAAGGGCCCCATCGCGGTGGGCATCTCCTTCGCGTCCTACGATGCGATCAAGTCTGCGCTTAGAGACATATCGCTCACGTTGACCACGTGAGACGGGTAATATTGGTAATAACGATTACTGGGGTTACCTGTTACTTTAGATGCttgaatgacgtatattttgtaaagttggctcgtggtacgtggtgacgtagatacttgctcgacgaacaagctcctacacataccttgtagaatcctgttagtgaggtaaacttgcgacgttgctacgtgattcaccatcatcttcatccatagcttgaatgtcccattgctgggtacacgcctcctccctcttatagtagaactacttttaatatcacaagttagtaataacggggaccgatactttaatgttctgttcaagccactggggctcagaccccaaatttcctatctccgtgggtgtgctaatatataataaactctgtactaaaatctgtgtggtgtataacgatgacagaaattgtataatccaccatgcagatccggtttagatcccacagggcacgtgcatacgtaaagccaaatggtttgactggagctatattatattggtaatcgttgattactgcggttacctgtcaatgtaaatacgtaagtaaaaacaaaaaagtttgatctggcgatattaaaaaatataaggattggatgttatctaacctaacctatttttttttttttttttttacgctgggaaatgcgtttatgcatcccctccggaaacagcgcatccgaagctgcgccgtttccggaggggtatgtgggactcaccggcataaagcggccagaatacccactaaaacccagcgatgttcctactgcctaaggtggctcccgaggtgcctcaaggccagcgccaggactcttcccgggactccatccggtcccggtgccttcttgcaccgccgcaggtggttccacgcttctcctaattcatcctctgtgaccggaggggcttccatcgactcttctcgctccccgaatgatggaatcgtcatagtcgggggcgtaaaagctggtggttgaggaaagagtccagacaccacccgattaaggagctccggctccatggagttcatgggtggggcactccgcatcttacctctgacgatgcggtatggccgaccccatggatccctattcagggttgccaggaactcctcgctggcggagtccttggcattagcgatggccacctggaatgccctttttgccctctggagctctttatataggcgatcctcttccggcgcgtccagtggccttcttcggcggcagcgggtgtaagcccggcgcgcccgattactgtcgcaacggagagcagcaatttcttgcgaccaccagtaaaccgccttccgggctgggaggcacctggtccggggcatcgctgcatcacataccctcttcaatgcgatgcggaaacgcctcgccctctcctcaacatcagtcagcaccggggtggctgcgttccaggcctcaacaatggctccttcctccaccatttcacggtcgaggcgggctagggaccatctcggaaacactactctccctcctccggtctgactttgaggcaacgagcaggatgcggagactctccaccggatgtaccgatggtctgacagagtctccacttcctcgaggacgcgccaatcctgggcacgtgaggcgatggcaggggtagcgaatgagacatccactattgaccccccctgccgtcgcacacaggtgtttgcgcgtccttggttgagaaggaccaggccgaccatggcagcccagttctccaactcaactcccctcagatctgttatgggggatacccacgccgcagacttcgcatttaggtcccccatcaggattacctgggtcggggccgcacctctcaccactggctccagacttctaagataagcctcgaaggcagacaggggtttgtttggggagaagtatactccaattagtgtcacctccccccacacgaccgctacaaaccctggtccgctgcgttgtggaaccagtggaattccatgtgccggcaccacaacagccaccgatccctcgacgtcaccagcccaatttgattgagtagggatgaagtagggctcggcggctgtcgccacttgaatctgccactccgccatgtgttgtatcaggaggtcctgggcacgggcgcagtggttcagattggcctgcagaaattcgctatggcgtatggtcattagtcgccatttcgatgtcctcctgtGGCGGTTCTTGTCGACCTCTTGAAGAGCCTGGGGCCCGAGTCAAAGGAGCCTCCTTACCCTTCGTTGGAGGCGGGAAACACTTAAGCCCTCCCATAACATGACCAGCTTTCCTG from Pararge aegeria chromosome 26, ilParAegt1.1, whole genome shotgun sequence harbors:
- the LOC120635079 gene encoding uncharacterized protein LOC120635079, yielding EFLQANLNHCARAQDLLIQHMAEWQIQVATAAEPYFIPTQSNWAGDVEGSVAVVVPAHGIPLVPQRSGPGFVAVVWGEVTLIGVYFSPNKPLSAFEAYLRSLEPVVRGAAPTQVILMGDLNAKSAAWVSPITDLRGVELENWAAMVGLVLLNQGRANTCVRRQGGSI